A genomic segment from Calditrichota bacterium encodes:
- a CDS encoding response regulator, translated as MKRILVIDDDEFFREMLHAMIEREGYEVDEAEDGEVGIEKHKKKQFDLIITDIIMPNKEGIGTIMELRSDYPDVKIIAVSGGGRVVPNSYLHIAEKLGAHKTMTKPFERKELISSIKELIGSC; from the coding sequence ATGAAGCGTATCTTGGTTATCGATGACGATGAATTTTTTCGTGAAATGCTTCACGCAATGATTGAACGCGAGGGATATGAAGTCGATGAAGCAGAAGACGGCGAAGTCGGTATCGAGAAGCATAAAAAGAAACAGTTCGACTTGATAATTACCGATATCATTATGCCCAATAAAGAAGGAATTGGCACGATCATGGAACTGCGCTCCGATTATCCGGATGTAAAAATTATTGCCGTCTCCGGGGGCGGACGCGTCGTCCCAAATAGTTATCTGCACATCGCTGAAAAGTTGGGCGCTCACAAAACTATGACCAAACCATTCGAACGGAAGGAATTGATATCTTCCATCAAAGAACTTATTGGGAGCTGTTAA